A window of Campylobacter concisus contains these coding sequences:
- a CDS encoding OmpA family protein, with product MKINKNNEDQSSFWVSYADLMAGLLFVFMLLIGAVVVKYVLTQNTLENKEQAIIAALANLKDAQGKNFTLEELNDALKSELSKISDENINLKKSNEIFVIQIDALKEKLAQLIEENKDANTSIKELNASIFDLNQKMIVLNDEISSKDRALSDANESSEKNLAKIAFLLEQVSQREARYDELLRDLNVTRDRVKNLTGIRVKVISALKDRLGSSIEIDPNSGALKLSSSVLFDKGSAVLKEEVKEELKATLSKYFDVLLNDKEISSNIDQIIIEGFTDSDGSYIYNLELSQKRAYAVMEFINSFSDDTRLRKLLVASGRSYNELVFKDGAEDKDASRRIEIKFSLSNKEAINEIEKFLEFKGD from the coding sequence ATGAAAATAAACAAAAATAACGAAGATCAATCAAGCTTTTGGGTTTCGTACGCGGACTTGATGGCTGGTCTGCTCTTTGTTTTTATGCTACTTATCGGTGCTGTCGTCGTAAAATACGTCCTAACTCAAAACACCCTTGAAAATAAAGAGCAAGCTATCATCGCAGCTTTAGCAAATTTAAAAGACGCTCAGGGTAAGAATTTTACCCTTGAAGAGCTAAACGACGCCCTAAAAAGCGAGCTTTCAAAGATAAGCGACGAAAATATAAATTTGAAAAAATCAAATGAAATTTTTGTTATCCAAATAGACGCTCTAAAAGAAAAACTAGCCCAGCTCATAGAGGAAAACAAGGACGCAAATACGAGCATAAAAGAGCTAAATGCTAGCATTTTTGATCTAAATCAAAAGATGATCGTGCTAAATGATGAAATTTCATCAAAAGATAGAGCGCTTAGTGACGCAAATGAAAGCAGTGAGAAAAATTTAGCCAAGATCGCCTTTTTGCTTGAGCAAGTGAGCCAAAGAGAGGCTAGATATGACGAGCTTTTAAGGGATCTAAACGTTACTCGTGACAGAGTGAAAAATTTAACCGGCATCAGAGTAAAAGTAATCTCAGCCCTAAAGGATAGGCTAGGCTCAAGCATTGAGATCGATCCAAACTCAGGTGCGTTAAAGCTTAGCTCCTCAGTACTTTTTGATAAAGGCAGTGCAGTCTTAAAAGAAGAGGTCAAAGAGGAGTTAAAGGCCACGCTTAGTAAGTATTTTGACGTGCTTTTAAATGATAAAGAGATCTCCTCAAACATCGATCAAATCATAATCGAAGGCTTTACAGATAGCGACGGAAGCTATATTTATAACTTAGAGCTTTCACAAAAAAGAGCTTACGCTGTGATGGAATTTATAAATTCATTTAGTGACGATACTCGCCTTAGAAAGCTACTTGTTGCAAGCGGACGAAGCTACAACGAGCTAGTTTTTAAAGACGGAGCCGAGGACAAGGATGCTTCAAGACGCATAGAGATCAAATTTTCACTCTCAAATAAAGAGGCTA
- a CDS encoding MotA/TolQ/ExbB proton channel family protein, translating into MQNQNDFSELSVPKERQAHSFFVFFKVIFIPLAIYILAILAYLGVINFQMKLHTIVMMGVILFVAFIFSRHSALVAYSNFLANAKDYKIRLKEFIIAHLFEISGVKKANAKFEDFFESYTRNFRNDNLANIGQAVFPMLGILGTFISIAISMPSFSSSTANGLEKEIAILLNGVATAFYVSIYGIFLALWWMFFEKIGVSKFEKFYSEQKELSREFFWQENELNANFMKASVGYFKDSHDAFKMVLDDKLLRNLNDQVNEKFDRLKELCEVEKNIINQSKAELSTNLKMLNEASLKQDEFVKIHSDMLKAVSAFSNAFKDMEVKILTEHAKLSEIFSRNLNATKESQLKLEQAIKSFDKVLREFSYSLMKEQNDALKEFRASLIESATIFKVAYEQEGRSLEREKERESLIAELKKNIDEIDKEANSVIEKIENLVQ; encoded by the coding sequence ATGCAAAACCAAAATGATTTTAGTGAGCTAAGCGTACCAAAAGAGCGCCAAGCTCACTCTTTCTTTGTCTTTTTTAAAGTTATCTTTATCCCTTTAGCTATCTACATCTTGGCAATACTTGCGTATCTTGGCGTTATAAATTTTCAGATGAAGCTTCACACCATCGTGATGATGGGTGTTATACTCTTTGTCGCTTTTATATTTTCTCGTCACAGCGCTTTGGTCGCTTACTCAAATTTCTTGGCAAATGCCAAAGACTACAAGATAAGGCTAAAAGAATTTATCATCGCTCATCTTTTTGAAATTTCAGGCGTCAAAAAGGCAAACGCTAAATTTGAAGATTTTTTTGAGAGCTATACAAGAAATTTTAGAAATGACAACCTAGCAAACATCGGCCAAGCAGTCTTTCCTATGCTTGGAATTTTAGGCACATTTATCAGTATCGCTATCTCTATGCCAAGCTTTAGCTCAAGCACTGCAAACGGCCTTGAAAAAGAGATCGCTATACTGCTAAACGGCGTAGCTACGGCGTTTTATGTATCGATCTATGGTATATTTTTAGCGCTTTGGTGGATGTTTTTTGAAAAGATAGGCGTTAGTAAATTTGAGAAATTTTACAGTGAGCAAAAAGAGCTTAGTCGTGAGTTTTTCTGGCAGGAAAATGAGTTAAATGCAAATTTCATGAAAGCAAGTGTAGGCTACTTTAAAGATAGTCATGACGCCTTTAAAATGGTGCTTGACGATAAACTTTTAAGAAATTTAAATGATCAGGTAAATGAAAAATTTGACAGACTAAAAGAGCTTTGCGAGGTCGAGAAAAATATCATAAATCAAAGCAAGGCTGAGCTTAGCACAAACCTTAAAATGCTAAATGAAGCTAGCCTAAAACAAGATGAATTTGTAAAAATCCACTCTGATATGCTAAAGGCAGTAAGCGCGTTTTCTAATGCCTTTAAAGATATGGAGGTTAAAATTTTAACCGAGCATGCAAAGCTTAGCGAAATTTTTAGCAGAAATTTAAACGCTACAAAAGAGAGTCAGCTTAAACTTGAGCAGGCTATCAAAAGTTTTGACAAGGTTTTAAGAGAGTTTTCTTACTCGCTCATGAAAGAGCAAAACGACGCACTAAAGGAATTTAGAGCCTCACTTATAGAGAGTGCGACGATATTTAAGGTAGCTTATGAGCAAGAGGGTAGGAGCTTGGAGCGTGAAAAAGAGCGTGAGAGCTTGATCGCTGAGCTTAAGAAAAACATAGACGAGATCGACAAAGAAGCAAATTCTGTAATAGAAAAAATCGAAAATCTAGTGCAATGA
- the fbaA gene encoding class II fructose-bisphosphate aldolase, giving the protein MGVLDIVKPGVLSGDDVTKLYAYAKEQGFAIPAVNVVGSDSVNAVLEAAKVANSPVIVQFSNGGAGFYAGKACENAAVLGAIAGAKHVHLLAKAYGVPVILHTDHAARKLLPWIDELVKASHEYKKTHGVPLFSSHMLDLSEESLNENLSTCEKYLKELSELGISLEIELGVTGGEEDGVDNTSVDNALLYTQPEDVALAYERLSKISDKFSIAASFGNVHGVYKPGNVVLRPEILKNSQAYVAKKFNTKSDKPVNFVFHGGSGSELKDIKNAVSYGVIKMNIDTDTQWAFWDGVREYEAKNRAYLQGQIGNPEGDDKPNKKYYDPRKWLRSGEESMVKRLQTAFSDLNCLNRN; this is encoded by the coding sequence ATGGGCGTTTTAGATATCGTAAAACCTGGTGTTTTAAGCGGAGATGATGTAACAAAACTTTATGCTTATGCCAAAGAGCAAGGTTTTGCAATACCTGCTGTAAATGTCGTAGGTAGCGACTCAGTAAATGCTGTTTTAGAAGCGGCAAAGGTTGCTAACTCGCCTGTTATCGTTCAGTTTAGTAATGGCGGTGCAGGTTTTTACGCTGGTAAAGCCTGCGAAAATGCAGCCGTTCTTGGTGCGATCGCTGGAGCAAAGCATGTTCATTTACTAGCCAAGGCTTATGGCGTGCCAGTCATTTTGCACACAGACCACGCTGCTAGAAAGCTTTTGCCTTGGATAGATGAGCTAGTAAAAGCAAGTCATGAGTATAAAAAAACTCACGGCGTACCACTCTTTAGCTCTCACATGCTCGACCTTAGTGAAGAGAGTCTTAATGAAAATTTAAGTACATGCGAGAAGTATCTAAAAGAGCTTAGCGAGCTTGGCATCAGCCTTGAGATCGAGCTTGGCGTCACTGGTGGCGAAGAAGATGGCGTAGATAATACAAGCGTTGATAATGCGCTTCTTTACACTCAGCCAGAGGATGTCGCACTTGCCTATGAAAGACTAAGCAAGATAAGCGATAAATTTAGCATTGCAGCTAGTTTTGGTAATGTCCACGGCGTTTATAAACCAGGTAATGTCGTGCTAAGACCAGAAATTCTTAAAAACTCACAAGCCTATGTGGCAAAGAAATTTAATACAAAAAGCGACAAGCCAGTAAATTTTGTATTTCATGGCGGTAGTGGCAGCGAGCTAAAAGATATCAAAAATGCTGTAAGCTACGGTGTTATCAAGATGAACATTGACACCGATACTCAGTGGGCTTTCTGGGACGGCGTGCGTGAGTATGAGGCTAAAAATAGAGCATACTTACAAGGTCAGATCGGCAATCCAGAGGGCGATGATAAGCCAAATAAAAAATACTACGACCCAAGGAAATGGCTAAGAAGTGGCGAGGAGAGCATGGTTAAGCGTCTTCAGACTGCTTTTAGCGACTTAAACTGCCTAAATAGGAACTAA
- a CDS encoding peptidylprolyl isomerase, whose protein sequence is MKKFLFPAVLSLAAAVTLNAAVVATVDGDAISDSDISSLLSAAMPGFDASKLQPNEKKRIIDDLINRKLLLKDAKSSGIEKDVEYIKAVKAAQEGIAVELYMRKLFDGIKVSDNELKDFYNKNKASMNQPAQARARHILVEDEKTANDIIAQLKNLKGEALTKKFAELASQKSIDKGSAAHGGELGWFGQSQMVKPFADAAFSMANGTVSTKPVKTQFGYHVILKEDGKAAGTVSFEQAKPEIEQAVKMEKFQAAVRQKSEALRQKAKIEYK, encoded by the coding sequence ATGAAAAAATTTTTGTTTCCAGCAGTTTTAAGTTTAGCGGCAGCTGTTACTCTAAATGCAGCAGTAGTTGCAACAGTTGATGGTGATGCTATAAGTGATAGCGATATTTCAAGCCTTTTATCAGCAGCTATGCCAGGATTTGACGCTAGCAAGCTTCAACCAAATGAGAAAAAACGTATAATCGACGATCTAATAAATAGAAAACTTCTTTTAAAAGATGCTAAGTCTAGCGGTATCGAAAAAGATGTAGAGTACATCAAAGCTGTAAAAGCAGCGCAAGAAGGCATCGCGGTTGAGCTTTATATGAGAAAGCTTTTTGACGGTATAAAAGTAAGTGATAACGAACTAAAAGATTTTTACAACAAAAACAAAGCTAGCATGAACCAACCAGCTCAAGCAAGAGCGAGACATATCTTAGTTGAAGATGAAAAAACAGCAAATGACATCATCGCTCAACTTAAAAATTTAAAAGGCGAGGCATTAACAAAGAAATTTGCAGAGTTAGCAAGCCAAAAATCAATCGACAAAGGCTCAGCAGCACACGGCGGCGAGCTTGGCTGGTTTGGTCAAAGCCAAATGGTAAAACCTTTTGCAGATGCAGCATTTTCAATGGCAAATGGCACAGTTTCAACAAAACCAGTTAAGACTCAGTTTGGATACCATGTTATCTTAAAAGAAGATGGCAAAGCTGCTGGCACTGTAAGCTTTGAGCAGGCAAAACCAGAGATTGAGCAAGCTGTAAAAATGGAGAAATTCCAAGCTGCTGTTAGACAAAAAAGTGAAGCTCTACGCCAAAAAGCAAAGATAGAATATAAGTAA
- the nth gene encoding endonuclease III yields MRTKKNILEIKRRLLEEFKDAKSELKFRNLYELLVCVMLSAQCTDKRVNLITPALFEAYKDVYELASANLASLKLMINSCSFFNNKAVNLIKMANSVVELYNGEIPLDEEKLKALAGVGQKTAHVVLLEATNANVMAVDTHVFRVAHRLDLSHAKTPEATEADLSHAFKTDLGKLHQAMVLFGRYTCKAKKPLCHECILNDLCNSKDKII; encoded by the coding sequence ATGAGAACAAAAAAAAATATTTTAGAGATAAAAAGAAGGCTCCTAGAAGAGTTTAAAGACGCCAAAAGCGAGCTTAAATTTAGAAATTTATATGAGCTACTTGTCTGCGTCATGCTCTCAGCCCAGTGTACTGATAAAAGAGTAAATTTAATAACTCCAGCCTTATTTGAAGCGTATAAAGACGTCTATGAGCTAGCTAGCGCAAATTTAGCAAGTCTAAAACTCATGATAAACTCGTGCAGCTTTTTTAATAACAAGGCGGTAAATTTAATCAAAATGGCAAACAGCGTGGTTGAGCTTTATAATGGAGAAATCCCGCTTGATGAAGAGAAGCTAAAAGCGCTTGCTGGAGTTGGACAAAAGACCGCCCATGTCGTGCTTTTAGAAGCTACAAATGCAAATGTTATGGCTGTTGATACGCACGTTTTTAGAGTAGCGCATAGACTTGATCTTAGCCATGCAAAAACGCCAGAAGCCACTGAAGCTGATCTTAGCCATGCCTTTAAAACAGATCTTGGCAAGCTTCATCAAGCCATGGTGCTCTTTGGACGTTACACCTGTAAAGCCAAAAAACCGCTTTGCCATGAGTGTATTTTAAATGATCTTTGTAACAGCAAGGACAAGATTATTTAA
- the dsbD gene encoding protein-disulfide reductase DsbD, protein MFLKFLFSIILFAGSLFAEVLDVSKAFVLTPSVDSQNVEVKFNFGENIYLYKESFEIKLAGKKINELLNLPSSENTGEYEIYPKDFSIFIPLNLVKENLSNGKAILDINYQGCAKNGICYRPQSKIYEITDQAGKFSIATFKKEQKNDTDILAEEFSSEQDIANGLGDKNFFISLLTFFGYGLLLSLTPCVFPMIPILSSIIVSKGANLNAKKGFLLSFIYVVAMSLAYALAGVAASLLGFGIAGALQNIYVLGTFAAIFVILSFSMFGFYDIKLPAKFENLISKKSQNSSGYVGIFIMGFASALIVSPCVAAPLAGALLYIAQSGNIFYGGIMLFVMGLGMGVPLLIIGLSSGKLLPKPGSWMDEVKKFFGFLMLIMAIWILSRVLGEFFELLGYGIIGVFMAVYFGAFEVAEQSWTKFKKAFFILVFIYSVMLIVGSFLGSKEAFSPLSGLNLVKSDSALKFNSVKNLDELNEIIKNSTKPVLVDFYADWCVSCKEIEKITFKDIDVMNALANFALIRIDVTNGGSQNDEMLRNFGLIDPPALLLFNGGNELKFLRTIGFIDAKNFLAKLEKIK, encoded by the coding sequence ATGTTTTTAAAATTTCTTTTTTCGATTATTTTATTTGCAGGCTCGCTTTTTGCCGAGGTTTTAGATGTTAGCAAAGCCTTTGTTTTAACCCCAAGCGTTGATAGTCAAAATGTTGAAGTGAAGTTTAACTTTGGTGAAAATATCTATCTTTATAAAGAGAGTTTTGAGATTAAGCTAGCTGGCAAAAAGATAAATGAGCTATTAAATTTGCCAAGTAGTGAAAATACGGGAGAATATGAAATTTATCCAAAAGATTTTTCGATTTTTATCCCATTAAATTTAGTAAAAGAAAATCTTTCAAATGGCAAAGCAATACTTGACATTAACTATCAAGGCTGTGCTAAAAACGGCATTTGCTATCGTCCGCAAAGTAAAATTTATGAGATAACTGACCAAGCTGGAAAATTTAGCATCGCCACTTTTAAAAAAGAGCAAAAAAACGATACCGACATTCTTGCTGAAGAATTTTCTAGCGAGCAAGATATTGCAAATGGGCTTGGAGATAAAAATTTTTTTATCTCACTTCTTACTTTTTTTGGTTATGGTCTCTTGCTTTCACTAACACCTTGCGTCTTCCCGATGATACCGATACTTTCAAGCATAATCGTCTCAAAAGGTGCTAATTTAAATGCAAAAAAAGGCTTTTTACTATCATTTATCTATGTTGTCGCGATGAGCCTAGCTTACGCACTAGCTGGAGTGGCAGCTAGCCTACTTGGCTTTGGTATCGCAGGAGCTTTGCAAAATATCTATGTACTTGGCACTTTTGCGGCCATTTTTGTCATTTTAAGCTTTAGTATGTTTGGATTTTATGATATAAAATTGCCAGCAAAATTTGAAAATTTGATAAGTAAAAAATCGCAAAATAGTTCAGGCTATGTTGGAATTTTTATTATGGGCTTTGCCTCAGCTCTCATCGTATCGCCTTGTGTAGCAGCACCATTAGCTGGCGCACTTCTTTATATTGCCCAAAGTGGAAATATCTTTTATGGTGGCATTATGCTTTTTGTCATGGGGCTTGGCATGGGCGTGCCGCTACTTATTATCGGGCTAAGCTCTGGAAAGCTCTTGCCAAAACCTGGTAGTTGGATGGACGAAGTGAAAAAATTCTTTGGTTTTTTAATGCTCATAATGGCGATTTGGATCCTTTCGCGTGTGCTCGGAGAATTTTTTGAGCTATTAGGATATGGCATTATAGGTGTTTTTATGGCAGTTTATTTTGGGGCATTTGAAGTAGCAGAGCAAAGCTGGACTAAGTTTAAAAAAGCGTTTTTTATCCTAGTTTTTATATATTCAGTTATGCTAATAGTTGGTTCATTTTTAGGCTCAAAGGAGGCTTTTTCTCCGCTTTCTGGACTAAATTTGGTAAAAAGTGATAGTGCGTTAAAATTTAATTCCGTTAAAAATTTAGATGAACTAAATGAGATAATAAAAAACTCAACCAAACCCGTTTTAGTAGATTTTTATGCTGATTGGTGTGTAAGCTGCAAAGAGATAGAAAAGATCACTTTTAAAGATATTGACGTTATGAATGCTTTGGCAAATTTTGCACTTATTCGTATCGATGTAACAAATGGTGGATCACAAAATGATGAGATGCTAAGAAATTTTGGGCTTATTGATCCGCCTGCGCTCTTACTATTTAATGGTGGCAACGAGCTAAAATTTCTTAGAACTATCGGCTTTATAGATGCTAAAAATTTTCTAGCAAAGCTTGAAAAAATTAAATAA